The following coding sequences are from one Prochlorococcus sp. MIT 1314 window:
- a CDS encoding TenA family protein yields the protein MKITNKLWEDNYEIALQSLNTKFVQGLKNGSLPKNIFQEYLAQDYFFLETFAKAYGLAVSKSKDKYSIRKLSELLMGVSEELILHETYAKEWDIDLSNNYIKKATKNYTDFLDDTSKRLSSVEIMFAMTPCMRLYSWIGKSLYKEDFDIKYKEWIITYSDESFEKLADSLENLIETNKETYDINQAKYLYRRAMELELDFFNAYSDF from the coding sequence ATGAAAATAACAAACAAGCTTTGGGAGGATAATTATGAGATTGCTTTACAAAGTTTAAATACAAAATTTGTTCAAGGTTTAAAGAATGGAAGTCTCCCTAAAAATATATTTCAAGAATATTTAGCTCAAGATTATTTCTTTTTAGAGACTTTTGCTAAGGCTTATGGTCTTGCTGTTTCCAAATCAAAAGATAAGTACTCAATAAGGAAGTTAAGTGAACTTTTAATGGGCGTTTCAGAGGAGTTAATACTTCATGAAACGTATGCAAAAGAATGGGATATTGATTTGTCTAATAACTATATAAAAAAAGCCACTAAAAATTATACAGATTTTCTTGATGATACTTCCAAAAGACTTAGCTCCGTTGAAATAATGTTTGCAATGACTCCATGTATGCGACTATATTCTTGGATAGGAAAAAGTTTGTATAAGGAGGATTTTGACATTAAATATAAAGAATGGATAATTACTTATTCTGATGAGAGCTTTGAAAAGCTAGCAGATTCACTTGAAAATCTTATTGAGACTAATAAAGAAACATATGATATTAATCAGGCAAAATATTTATACAGGAGAGCTATGGAATTGGAGTTAGATTTTTTTAATGCATATTCAGATTTCTGA
- the thiD gene encoding bifunctional hydroxymethylpyrimidine kinase/phosphomethylpyrimidine kinase has translation MYSKIALSIGGSDSGGGAGIQADLRTFMALKVHGCSVITCITAQNSIEVTCVQTVEKNTLLSQLDTLFADFGIDALKTGMLLNERIINDTASKLNTYKITKIIDPVMVTRTGSKLLEDSAINAYKKLLLPIADLVTPNIYEANLLAGLEIRSKEDIENSAIKIVGLGAKAVLIKGGGLKDMKGKDFFLDSNGRKEWLFNNFINTKNTHGSGCTLSAAICAYKALGFDLFDSIQKAKLFVEKSLDNSYKIGSGPGPLGHY, from the coding sequence ATGTATTCTAAAATTGCACTTTCGATAGGCGGTAGTGACTCCGGGGGTGGAGCAGGCATACAGGCTGACTTGAGAACTTTCATGGCCCTTAAAGTACATGGATGTTCTGTTATTACATGTATTACCGCACAAAATAGTATAGAGGTTACATGCGTTCAAACAGTAGAGAAGAATACTTTATTAAGTCAGTTAGATACTTTATTTGCTGATTTTGGTATTGATGCCTTAAAAACTGGAATGTTATTAAATGAAAGGATAATTAATGATACTGCTTCAAAATTAAATACATATAAAATAACCAAAATTATTGACCCAGTAATGGTTACAAGAACTGGTTCTAAATTACTGGAAGATTCTGCTATTAATGCTTATAAAAAACTCTTATTACCAATTGCTGATTTGGTAACTCCAAATATTTATGAAGCAAATCTACTTGCTGGTTTAGAAATAAGGAGTAAAGAAGATATCGAAAATTCAGCAATAAAAATTGTTGGTCTTGGAGCTAAAGCGGTACTTATAAAAGGTGGCGGTTTAAAAGATATGAAAGGCAAGGATTTCTTCCTTGACTCAAATGGTAGAAAAGAGTGGTTATTTAATAATTTTATAAATACAAAAAATACCCACGGTAGCGGATGTACTTTGAGTGCGGCTATTTGTGCTTACAAGGCTTTAGGTTTTGATCTATTTGATTCCATACAAAAAGCTAAATTATTTGTTGAGAAATCTTTAGACAATTCTTATAAAATAGGATCTGGCCCTGGTCCCTTAGGTCATTATTAA
- a CDS encoding cupin domain-containing protein, whose amino-acid sequence MNPNQKSLEIIKQFNLSPHSEGGWFREIVRSNSYLTREDGQSRNFITGIYYLLERDAKSAWHRVKNADEIWIYLRGDPLNLYCLDDDNKLIRNLILNSNNPVEMIPSGYWQAAKSTGEFTLVSCCVGPGFDFKDFELLRNTNHTSRLDKATNDLI is encoded by the coding sequence GTGAACCCTAATCAAAAAAGTTTAGAAATAATTAAACAATTTAATTTATCTCCTCATTCTGAAGGTGGATGGTTCAGGGAGATTGTAAGGAGTAATAGTTATCTAACTAGGGAAGATGGTCAAAGTAGAAATTTCATAACAGGAATTTATTATCTTTTGGAGAGAGATGCAAAAAGTGCGTGGCATAGAGTAAAAAATGCAGATGAAATTTGGATTTATCTAAGGGGTGATCCTCTAAATTTATATTGCCTAGATGATGACAATAAGTTAATAAGAAATTTAATTTTAAATTCTAATAATCCAGTAGAAATGATCCCATCTGGATATTGGCAAGCGGCAAAAAGTACAGGAGAATTTACTTTAGTGAGTTGTTGTGTAGGACCTGGGTTTGATTTTAAGGATTTTGAATTACTCAGAAATACAAATCATACTTCTAGATTAGATAAAGCAACTAATGATCTTATTTAA
- a CDS encoding phosphoenolpyruvate carboxykinase — translation MNQNYLKTIGIKDKSRKDSYLVNVNQVDGLKGILNKDFDEWSNFDSWESISVQQWVFSRALDVYRGMKIDIKCDCCEHNDSITSNFEGIKKEKCFAKKSAYMIKKVVAEIVLAKARRESDGTYSA, via the coding sequence ATGAATCAAAATTATCTCAAAACAATTGGTATTAAGGATAAATCAAGAAAAGATTCATATTTAGTAAATGTAAATCAGGTTGATGGATTAAAAGGGATTCTTAATAAGGATTTTGATGAGTGGTCTAATTTTGATAGTTGGGAAAGTATTTCAGTTCAGCAATGGGTTTTTTCTAGGGCTTTGGACGTTTACAGAGGTATGAAAATTGATATTAAATGCGATTGTTGTGAACATAATGATTCAATCACAAGTAATTTTGAAGGCATTAAAAAAGAAAAATGTTTTGCTAAAAAAAGTGCTTACATGATTAAAAAAGTTGTAGCTGAAATTGTATTAGCTAAGGCAAGAAGAGAAAGTGATGGAACATATTCTGCGTAA
- a CDS encoding DUF3303 domain-containing protein, which translates to MAFYHVHGLIPDGISQSEGYKMFEQYIASGAPMDNFDGFELVSRFHAPETGEVFVTFKAHNHLAISQHFGVWRAKFGLDWNITAVLNDDEVIQRNKQVAEAVAAMG; encoded by the coding sequence ATGGCTTTCTATCACGTTCATGGACTTATTCCAGACGGAATTTCTCAGTCCGAAGGTTACAAGATGTTTGAGCAGTATATTGCTTCAGGTGCACCTATGGATAATTTTGATGGATTTGAATTGGTAAGTAGATTCCATGCTCCTGAAACAGGAGAGGTCTTTGTTACTTTTAAGGCTCATAATCACTTAGCAATATCTCAACATTTTGGAGTGTGGAGAGCTAAATTTGGTCTTGATTGGAATATCACTGCTGTTTTAAACGACGATGAGGTTATTCAAAGAAATAAACAAGTTGCTGAGGCTGTTGCCGCAATGGGATAA
- a CDS encoding DUF3764 family protein, translating into MSLETTVYIFKISVPFEEWAAVYDSKENIQMNKERGIICLYKGVKKDDSTSVILIEQGEEGKSIDMFEDPGVKPLIESAGHIYDSTVITSYF; encoded by the coding sequence ATGTCTCTTGAGACTACTGTTTATATATTCAAAATAAGCGTCCCTTTTGAGGAATGGGCTGCAGTTTATGACAGCAAAGAAAACATACAAATGAATAAAGAACGTGGAATTATTTGCTTATATAAAGGTGTAAAGAAAGATGATTCAACCAGTGTAATTCTTATTGAACAAGGTGAAGAAGGTAAATCAATAGATATGTTTGAAGACCCAGGAGTGAAACCATTAATTGAGAGTGCTGGTCATATTTATGATTCAACCGTTATTACTAGTTACTTTTAA
- a CDS encoding DUF3303 domain-containing protein: MLFLISYKFNDANAQEKGSKMLKEWYDKGGPQNRPEGYDVKSWIFLPQHGNGYSVVDADSLETIWRQWQPWRELLEFTIEPCADLDQTVALYC; encoded by the coding sequence ATGCTGTTTCTTATTTCTTATAAATTTAATGATGCAAATGCCCAAGAGAAGGGTTCAAAAATGCTAAAGGAATGGTACGACAAAGGAGGGCCACAAAATAGACCAGAGGGGTATGACGTTAAATCTTGGATTTTCTTACCTCAACATGGCAATGGTTACTCTGTTGTAGATGCTGATTCTTTAGAAACTATTTGGCGACAGTGGCAACCTTGGAGAGAATTATTGGAGTTTACTATTGAACCTTGTGCAGATTTAGATCAAACAGTAGCTCTATATTGTTAA
- a CDS encoding DUF1651 domain-containing protein: MAKSHWLINPKKTEVKRFIKNNKSIDGVFEYMFVDTGEIVGVLGKEPPLMTTTVSVDIELAREIYERLISQGWKKTEEVWPKKE; the protein is encoded by the coding sequence ATGGCTAAATCTCATTGGTTGATTAATCCAAAAAAAACAGAAGTAAAAAGATTTATAAAAAACAATAAAAGCATAGATGGTGTTTTTGAGTATATGTTTGTAGATACTGGAGAGATAGTTGGTGTATTAGGGAAAGAACCACCTTTAATGACAACTACAGTTTCTGTTGATATAGAATTAGCCAGAGAGATTTATGAAAGGTTAATCTCTCAGGGATGGAAGAAAACTGAGGAAGTTTGGCCAAAAAAAGAGTGA
- a CDS encoding M protein, with translation MILISVPFYDFPSSPILITGAIGIVVALAVFFLAYKKYFNSPFNKELQLKKKALLKEKTELNKKLEKIEQDLKNL, from the coding sequence ATGATTTTAATCTCTGTACCATTTTACGATTTTCCATCTTCGCCCATACTAATAACTGGCGCGATTGGTATTGTTGTAGCACTTGCTGTATTTTTTCTCGCTTACAAAAAGTACTTTAATTCTCCATTTAACAAAGAACTTCAATTAAAGAAAAAAGCTCTATTAAAGGAGAAAACAGAACTTAACAAAAAACTTGAGAAAATAGAGCAAGATTTAAAAAATTTATAG
- a CDS encoding high light inducible protein, which produces MSPLSVFLAVIISFTAILVAYLTKQFQKENLNYLTSNPMTNSNTKVKTIEKEKVVAETLNGRFAMLGLIAAVGAYLTTGQIIPGFV; this is translated from the coding sequence ATGTCTCCTCTTTCAGTATTTTTAGCTGTAATCATATCCTTCACAGCTATCCTCGTTGCTTACCTAACCAAGCAATTTCAAAAAGAAAATTTAAACTATTTAACTTCAAATCCAATGACAAATTCAAACACCAAAGTTAAAACAATCGAAAAAGAAAAAGTTGTTGCAGAAACTCTTAATGGCAGATTCGCAATGCTTGGATTAATTGCCGCTGTCGGAGCTTACTTAACAACAGGTCAAATAATTCCAGGTTTCGTTTAA
- a CDS encoding high light inducible protein, whose translation MANSSYITTESGGRQNIFPTEPRPYVDQSVSYDGYPQNAEKVNGRWAMIGLVALLGAYVTTGQIIPGIF comes from the coding sequence ATGGCTAATTCTTCATACATAACTACAGAATCAGGCGGAAGGCAAAATATTTTTCCAACTGAACCCCGTCCTTATGTTGATCAATCTGTTTCTTACGATGGATATCCTCAAAACGCAGAAAAAGTTAATGGTCGTTGGGCAATGATCGGTTTAGTTGCACTTTTGGGAGCTTATGTAACTACAGGCCAAATAATTCCAGGTATTTTCTAA
- a CDS encoding SIMPL domain-containing protein codes for MKIIKRLRSLPGDSLGIIRRTPPLVFAMAVLSLGGFIGASTVLVRGFRTVENTITVTGASTESFESDIAKWSVQVKTSGKTQIDSFTKHKESINKTMEFLKANGIEDSVKQDVYLGPASISEYKTRNPKTNEIIRTEWITYQNIEIESRDVYKIQKTHSQITELLGKGVRVKPSRPEFTYSKLADKRVDMLAKAAKDARIRAEAIALEAGSEVGGLKRVNTGVFQITVPNSTKVSSWGSYDTTTIKKDITAVMGVTFAVKK; via the coding sequence ATGAAAATTATTAAGAGACTCAGGTCGCTGCCGGGCGATTCTCTGGGCATTATACGCCGCACTCCGCCACTTGTTTTCGCAATGGCTGTCTTATCTCTCGGAGGTTTTATAGGCGCCTCCACGGTCCTTGTGAGAGGGTTCAGAACGGTTGAGAATACTATCACTGTTACAGGTGCAAGTACTGAAAGTTTTGAGAGTGATATTGCAAAATGGTCAGTCCAGGTAAAGACCTCAGGTAAAACTCAGATTGACTCATTTACCAAGCACAAGGAGTCTATTAATAAGACAATGGAATTCCTTAAAGCCAATGGAATTGAGGACAGCGTAAAGCAGGATGTTTATCTTGGCCCTGCGAGTATCAGTGAATATAAAACTAGGAATCCCAAGACTAATGAAATCATTAGAACTGAATGGATTACTTATCAGAATATTGAGATTGAAAGTAGGGATGTTTATAAGATCCAAAAGACTCATAGTCAGATAACAGAATTGCTTGGGAAAGGAGTAAGGGTGAAACCAAGCCGACCTGAATTTACCTATTCAAAGCTTGCTGATAAAAGAGTAGACATGCTTGCCAAGGCTGCGAAGGATGCCCGAATCAGGGCTGAAGCTATCGCTCTAGAGGCAGGCTCTGAAGTAGGTGGTTTAAAGAGAGTGAATACTGGAGTTTTTCAAATAACTGTTCCGAATTCCACCAAGGTAAGTAGTTGGGGATCTTATGACACCACCACTATCAAGAAAGATATCACTGCGGTTATGGGAGTAACTTTCGCTGTTAAGAAGTAA
- a CDS encoding tetratricopeptide repeat protein codes for MTLKKGWGYWKYEGEEAERNGDFNKALELYSLAIIECPSNEDAFISRGYVKCDLREFDGAIDDFTEAIEINPRNKYGYINRAYVNLQFENFEDVLIDSTKALEIDYSDKDAFVNRGMANLFLNNFDDAIQDATESIYLDKYDKGYFIRGLAKYRKRDFNKAIFDFSNAINYRSGFSWQCLFFRAVARSRNNNYEDALDDFKSFIGKNEMRRIQLFKDNLAQNKDILNDIPEEMISLIRLNIGNYF; via the coding sequence ATGACCTTAAAAAAAGGATGGGGTTATTGGAAATATGAAGGTGAAGAAGCAGAACGAAATGGCGACTTTAATAAGGCTTTGGAACTTTATTCTTTGGCGATTATAGAATGTCCATCTAATGAAGATGCATTTATTTCTAGAGGTTATGTCAAATGTGATCTTCGTGAATTTGACGGTGCAATCGATGATTTTACTGAAGCAATTGAGATAAACCCTAGAAACAAATATGGTTATATAAATAGAGCTTATGTTAATTTGCAATTTGAAAATTTTGAAGATGTTCTGATTGATTCAACAAAGGCTTTAGAAATTGACTATTCGGATAAAGATGCATTTGTTAATAGAGGTATGGCAAATCTATTTCTTAATAATTTTGATGATGCTATACAAGACGCAACTGAATCTATCTATCTTGATAAATATGATAAGGGTTACTTCATTAGAGGATTAGCTAAATATAGGAAAAGAGATTTTAATAAGGCAATATTTGACTTTTCGAATGCAATTAATTATCGTTCCGGTTTTTCATGGCAGTGTCTTTTTTTTAGAGCTGTTGCACGCTCAAGAAACAATAATTATGAGGATGCTTTAGATGATTTCAAATCATTTATTGGTAAAAACGAAATGAGAAGAATTCAATTATTTAAAGATAATCTTGCTCAAAATAAAGATATTTTGAATGATATTCCTGAGGAAATGATTAGTCTTATAAGGCTTAATATTGGAAATTATTTTTAA
- a CDS encoding tetratricopeptide repeat protein, producing the protein MENASNELALTFQNLGYSRHQKGEYKDACEDYLRSIEINPNNGKTHYLMGLSLTKLGLYDDAISRFEKAIDVDKNNSSIYYYNLAKLKFKQKDFQGAIKGYTSFIDNDTKLKETDVIYLKAYFERANANRNLNNRFEAILDWAYVVELVKLRNQLTLEDEDIYEKSNDFGDFLRMKNERNFRDHEIYAEASYQLSRERISDLRTHEELKKLSTIDKLALFDDLEMYEEWIKSEYSPKALKKKKRNREI; encoded by the coding sequence ATGGAAAATGCATCAAATGAACTTGCTTTAACCTTTCAAAATCTGGGTTATTCAAGACATCAAAAGGGTGAATATAAAGATGCCTGCGAAGATTATTTGAGATCAATTGAAATTAATCCAAATAATGGAAAGACCCATTATCTTATGGGTTTAAGTCTGACAAAACTTGGACTTTATGATGATGCAATTTCAAGATTCGAAAAAGCTATAGATGTTGATAAGAATAATTCATCAATTTATTATTATAACTTGGCTAAATTAAAGTTTAAACAAAAGGATTTTCAAGGAGCAATTAAAGGTTATACCTCATTTATTGATAACGATACTAAGCTTAAGGAAACTGATGTGATTTATCTCAAAGCTTATTTTGAAAGAGCAAATGCAAATAGAAATTTGAATAATAGATTTGAAGCTATCCTCGATTGGGCTTATGTTGTTGAACTAGTAAAATTAAGAAATCAGCTGACATTGGAAGATGAAGATATATATGAAAAATCAAATGATTTTGGTGATTTTCTTAGAATGAAAAATGAAAGAAATTTTAGAGATCATGAAATTTATGCTGAAGCTTCATATCAATTATCAAGGGAAAGAATTTCAGATCTAAGAACCCACGAAGAATTAAAGAAATTATCAACTATTGATAAATTAGCTTTGTTTGATGATCTTGAAATGTATGAAGAATGGATTAAATCAGAATATAGTCCAAAGGCTTTAAAGAAAAAAAAGAGAAATAGGGAGATATAA
- a CDS encoding DUF2201 family putative metallopeptidase yields the protein MKNKKEKDTSELFNYISATRLRLRQSSPFFASLSMYAEIEFTKEFPIAATDGQKIFFHPQNYINFKPKERDAIFLHELLHMALLHCSRQGERDNYIFNIAADIVVNGMIASEPSVKLPANAIRDEDLESLKVEEIYEILLKKKEKINLPIDDLVHENNKVNSNKANKQLDELDELNKQNAKKQFWKKAISDSLLVAKQSDQKNIPESFKRHCDEITKPEINWKAHLWRFLVRTPNDFEGFDRRFIHNEIYVEELKGETVFIFCCIDTSGSVSTEELEKFLSELSGIVNSYPNLVCKLWYADTELYGPFDIDKEKDIPGPEGGGFTSFDPFFEEVEKINTFQKDAVCIYLTDGFAYLPIKTPELPVLWVITPGGQESEYFTFGEVIRLNKSNLESI from the coding sequence ATGAAAAATAAAAAAGAAAAAGATACTTCAGAATTATTTAATTACATAAGTGCTACACGTTTAAGACTAAGGCAATCTTCTCCATTTTTCGCCTCACTTTCAATGTATGCAGAAATTGAATTTACTAAAGAATTTCCTATAGCTGCGACTGATGGTCAAAAGATATTTTTTCATCCTCAAAATTATATTAATTTCAAACCTAAAGAAAGGGATGCAATTTTTCTGCATGAGCTTTTACATATGGCTCTATTACATTGCTCGAGACAGGGCGAGAGAGATAATTATATTTTCAATATTGCGGCGGATATAGTTGTCAATGGCATGATTGCATCAGAGCCTTCAGTAAAATTACCTGCTAATGCTATAAGAGATGAAGATTTAGAAAGTCTAAAAGTAGAAGAGATTTATGAAATATTACTCAAAAAGAAAGAGAAAATAAATCTACCTATTGATGATTTAGTACATGAAAATAACAAGGTTAATTCGAATAAAGCTAATAAACAATTAGATGAATTAGACGAGTTAAATAAACAAAATGCAAAAAAGCAATTTTGGAAAAAAGCAATAAGTGATTCTCTTTTAGTAGCAAAGCAATCTGATCAGAAAAATATTCCTGAATCCTTCAAAAGGCATTGTGATGAAATAACTAAGCCAGAAATAAACTGGAAAGCTCATTTATGGAGATTTCTAGTTAGAACTCCAAATGATTTTGAAGGATTTGATAGAAGATTTATTCATAATGAAATTTATGTTGAGGAATTAAAAGGTGAGACAGTATTTATTTTTTGCTGTATAGATACAAGTGGCTCTGTATCAACAGAAGAATTAGAAAAGTTCTTAAGTGAACTTAGTGGAATTGTTAATTCTTACCCAAATTTAGTATGCAAACTTTGGTACGCAGATACTGAATTATATGGTCCTTTTGATATTGATAAAGAAAAAGATATTCCTGGTCCAGAAGGTGGAGGTTTTACTAGTTTTGATCCTTTCTTTGAAGAAGTAGAAAAAATTAATACTTTTCAAAAAGATGCAGTATGTATATATTTAACCGATGGCTTCGCTTATTTACCAATTAAAACTCCTGAATTACCTGTTCTTTGGGTGATTACTCCTGGAGGCCAAGAAAGTGAATATTTTACTTTTGGAGAGGTTATAAGACTTAATAAAAGTAATTTGGAATCAATATAG
- a CDS encoding MoxR family ATPase codes for MTPSQLTAFLERLISEELTISAMIWGPPGIGKSSIVSQAAKNKGYDFIDLRLSQLAPTDLRGLPVAIHPKSKTEIGISKWYPPEFLPKAGKGILFLDEINMAPPAMQGVAQQLILDRKIGNYRVPKDWLIWAAGNRKEDRASVFEMPTPLNNRFLHLDVDVNFSCFKSHALKKDLPEEIISFLGFRPTLLHKVNFEEKAWPSPRSWEMASNLFKLNLPINTAIGDGAAEEFNSFLNVYKNLPNLAQIIKGNGEKINFPKQVSTQWATITGLTKRADKAEEVKEVFQWLFKNTTPEWIQVFASDIVANFKEKKQLTSLAKVVMGDPQMQKYLKNYQELIIK; via the coding sequence ATGACTCCATCCCAATTAACTGCGTTTCTAGAAAGATTAATTTCTGAAGAACTAACTATAAGTGCAATGATATGGGGTCCTCCTGGGATAGGAAAATCAAGTATTGTAAGCCAGGCCGCAAAAAATAAAGGATATGATTTTATTGATTTAAGACTCAGTCAATTAGCTCCTACTGATCTTAGAGGACTTCCTGTAGCAATTCATCCTAAAAGCAAAACAGAAATAGGTATTTCTAAATGGTATCCTCCAGAATTTCTTCCAAAAGCAGGAAAAGGTATATTATTTCTTGATGAAATAAATATGGCACCTCCTGCAATGCAGGGCGTAGCACAACAACTGATACTTGATAGGAAAATTGGCAATTATAGGGTTCCTAAAGATTGGCTTATTTGGGCCGCTGGTAATAGGAAGGAAGATCGTGCATCAGTCTTTGAAATGCCTACACCTCTAAATAATCGCTTTCTTCATTTAGATGTAGATGTAAATTTTTCTTGTTTTAAATCTCACGCTCTTAAAAAAGATTTACCAGAAGAAATAATAAGTTTTCTTGGATTCAGACCTACCTTACTGCATAAAGTAAATTTTGAGGAAAAGGCATGGCCATCTCCAAGATCCTGGGAAATGGCAAGCAACTTATTTAAACTTAATCTTCCAATTAATACTGCAATTGGAGATGGTGCAGCTGAAGAATTTAATTCATTTTTAAATGTATATAAAAACCTTCCTAATCTTGCTCAAATAATCAAAGGCAATGGAGAAAAAATAAATTTCCCCAAACAGGTATCAACACAATGGGCAACCATAACAGGCCTAACTAAAAGAGCTGATAAAGCGGAAGAGGTGAAAGAAGTTTTTCAGTGGCTTTTCAAAAATACAACTCCTGAATGGATCCAGGTATTTGCGTCTGATATAGTTGCCAATTTTAAAGAAAAAAAACAACTTACCTCTCTAGCAAAAGTTGTAATGGGCGATCCTCAAATGCAGAAATATTTAAAAAATTATCAGGAGTTGATTATTAAATGA